In a single window of the Nodularia spumigena CCY9414 genome:
- a CDS encoding Calvin cycle protein CP12 has protein sequence MSDIQEKIQEKIETEVEQARTVCDISGSNSAECAAAWDAVEELQAEAAHQRSKNPKNSLEKYCDDNPDAAECRVYED, from the coding sequence ATGAGCGACATCCAAGAAAAAATCCAAGAAAAAATCGAAACAGAAGTAGAACAAGCTCGGACTGTCTGTGACATTTCAGGGAGCAACTCTGCTGAGTGTGCCGCCGCTTGGGATGCAGTTGAAGAACTCCAAGCTGAAGCCGCCCACCAACGCAGCAAGAATCCAAAAAATTCCCTAGAAAAGTACTGTGACGATAACCCAGACGCTGCTGAGTGCCGGGTTTACGAAGACTAG
- a CDS encoding DUF3177 family protein, with amino-acid sequence MNEVWFRQLVWIDYRLALLFLVFTPLIVLIWAFVQKAEGMQRLLTIYWRVSSLLAITIYLMIAQYPVSFISGLMGRVLITISLWFWVDLNDEIDYQANTPLKLIFNSWRWGVTVYSILGAISLVPFVGCAISETAIKTPYCQVWLEAPLLFKQYFHYNSKPAFLGFLGIVGLLIYVVYLTYFVVVKLGKQGRSATQQ; translated from the coding sequence ATGAATGAAGTTTGGTTTCGCCAGCTTGTCTGGATTGACTATCGACTAGCATTATTATTTTTAGTGTTTACTCCTTTAATTGTGCTAATTTGGGCATTTGTACAAAAAGCCGAAGGAATGCAACGCCTGTTAACCATTTACTGGCGAGTATCCAGTCTGCTAGCCATTACAATTTATTTAATGATTGCTCAGTACCCAGTTAGCTTTATATCCGGCTTGATGGGGCGAGTTCTGATTACCATTTCCCTGTGGTTTTGGGTGGATCTCAATGATGAAATTGATTATCAAGCAAATACCCCTTTAAAGCTGATTTTTAACTCTTGGCGCTGGGGTGTAACTGTTTATTCTATTTTAGGTGCAATTTCTCTTGTGCCTTTTGTGGGTTGTGCTATCTCAGAAACGGCCATCAAAACGCCCTATTGTCAAGTTTGGCTGGAAGCACCCTTACTGTTTAAACAATATTTTCATTACAATAGCAAACCTGCTTTTCTCGGCTTTCTGGGCATCGTTGGTTTACTAATTTATGTAGTGTATTTGACATACTTTGTCGTAGTTAAGCTGGGTAAACAGGGACGTTCAGCTACACAACAGTAG